In the genome of Arachis hypogaea cultivar Tifrunner chromosome 9, arahy.Tifrunner.gnm2.J5K5, whole genome shotgun sequence, the window ttaaagtaaaatttatcACACGAGTTATATCCATAACAAGTTCATGCctcataaaatttttataaataaaaaaataattaatttatattcatgCGATATATagaataattactatattattatattatagattaaaattcactaatttaaatttgtttttattttttatataagtattagaaataaataaaatttttataactagacatagtgtaacaaaatatatataatattaattaatttttaaaaattataaaaaaagtttctttctaataaagtgttattagaaaattaatattataaaagttAATTTCAACCAACATGATGaaataggttattaaatatatttaatacaaaacatattgaatataaatttttattgagtttaaattttaaataatttttaattgaatttcgaatattcttattttaaagagttagaatattttaacatcatcTTTTTCATATGTTTTTAATTgagtatttgaatttttaaattataaatcttatttataattaagagtaatgttttaacACCACTAATTAGCCATACATACAAAAATACCAGAACAATTCTAtaatcataattataatctaaatttataagcaatacaatgaaactatatataagtaatataactaaattttatctatatctatagtcacattttataaataatataatcaaattatatttatgtttataattaaaatatgaattaaaatacaaaaaattatcatgaTGGTTAACTTTtttcgttcataattttttttattatttttgttttgaaaagtttaattattttaatagttaattattttttaaaaaagataattgaataaacaaaatagttttattaagaataatttttttagatgtgattgaaaattaattgaataattatatacggtaaaaaattaatattattaaaagataaaattaaaattcgtttcaaaattaaaaataaattttatttaaaaataaaattaaaaatcatgctttttttattttttttctaaaagttaTCTACGAGagtattttatgatgaataaaaatattaaactcgtactaaaatttattctagtaaaaatttatttttattctattaaatGTTAAGTAAACTATTGAAAGGAATTTTGTTCCCTCTATTAGACGAGACTGATAAACTTCCATACTTTCATTATGTTATGGTAATAATTGACCATGTTATTCTTAAAGTCATGATTGCACTTCataattttttcacttttatatatgaatttttgaatgtgcaaaataataataataataataataataataataataataataataataataataataataaggaagtATGTCACAGTAAAAAAAcacatcatcaaataatttatcattcgaattatatatgaatcaaatcGATAATAAGAGAGCTAATACCCAAAAAATTCATAACATGACCAGGGACTTACGAAACTTTTCTTATTCACAAACATATAAAACAAttaccatattattattattacatcatatatatatatatatatatatatatatatatatatatatatatatatatatatatatatatatatatgtatatgtatatcgGCAAAAAATTCCAATTCCAACCGatttaaagtaaattttttttaatatttgattaaatttttcttgtatttagtattttttttagaactttctcttatttaaaagtataatcattataattttttaattattattgttaggggTGTTCGCAGATTGGATATGACTAAAATTTCGATCCGATTTACACTAAACTCACCAGATCGAATTCTATATCCgcattttttatgtttggatcggatatcaaatatatccgtaaaataaaaaatattaaaaaattttatttttataaagaaataaaatttattaaaaaacattTTCTATCCGATTAGAGTGTGGATCAgattcgatccaatccgatcatctTACAGGTTGGATCATATCCATAAATTACAGATTAGATACGGATAAATATTATGGATTTATGGATATGATCCGATCTATGAATATCCCTAACTAGTACTATAGGTTCATTGCTGCAAAagtatgcttttttttttaattatgacccATTATATTAGATCTTCATTATCATTAAAACAACTTAATTATCAACAAAGAGATAATACTTATTGGTCTTTGAAATTATGTTCGtttttcaatctaatttcaaaagttttgatttattcaATTTAGTCCCCCAACTTAGTAGTTATGACTCACAATGGTTCCTGGTCTTATTTTTATCACAGTCTCACAGAATTGTTAACGACATGTTGAGATGGACTAATGACGACTATATTGTACGTTCTAGCGAGtatttgatgtgacaattgaattttttttaccttaatttttttccaaaaaaatacttaaaacccTAATCTGAATCACGGATACCTAagttagaaaatcaaattaagtaaattgaaactttaaaaattagattgaaactcgaatataatttcaaaatagaaatttaacttacctaatgattaatttaaatgagaataaaataaatcaaaatgtaACAtggtttttatcaatattttcaaattcaaaatttctatactaaaattaattagaatttctctttaaattaaaaatttaacgaAATAATAACTTTAATGATCTCAACCAATACCCCAATCAATTATTTTAATGtcattaaaaaaaagaaaccctgtatatgagaagaaattaattaatttgtctactttatTAAATAGTTATTTgactaaaatgaaagaaattattttttaaaattttttaaaaattaattaatattatatattttgttacattacatttagttataaaaattttatttatttctaatgcttatatgaCGAATAACACAATAAATTATACACAAACCAATTAAAATGCAACACAAAAACATCTTTAGCAAAAGATGAAATAGGTATCTTTATTTGAGTAATCTCCAAAAAAAAATCTATACATACACACAATcatgtattattatattaataaaaatatttgggtATGTCTAAAATGAGTACAACAATTATGTGCTTATTCGATGCGCTACatttatatagaccattagatttgattagatgaaaatcaaaggctaatatgaaagaagagcattgatagactctaataaatacagaatatcttaatacataaataaatgttttaaataaaaatactttaatacacaataaTTTAAAGGGCAacagaatcttttattcttaaataattaaatataaaacatataaatataaaaatatgagtattctttctttaataagattatttattttgcaaaaattttttataatagtaaaaaattatattaaaataaaattttaaactgtaacatagaaatataaaatagttaaaattttattttatattaattgacaAATAATTacattattatattcaaaatttattaactaactaattttgttaaagatattattatataatataatcttttatcaaaatatttcaaaaatataatttatttaaaatattatatataatatacgaAAATATTAACCTtttcattttttcaatttttttagaaaaatggaataaataatataattctaaatccatgcctatcacattatatatttacttatattagtaagacctaAATTAATCAAActtagccaatgagtaatagctcaaatggcatagtctccccatactcaattaagaagttgcgggttcgagtctcctatctttggtaaaaaaaaaaaattaatcaaacttacataattaaaaatataaaacatataaataaagaaaataaatattttttatttattaaaattaattattatgaaattttttttataatattaaaaattatattaaaataatattttaaactacaatatcaaattaaaatataaaataattatattttattttatattacttaataaataattagattattatattcaatacttattaactaactatttttgttaaaaatattattatataatataatttttttatcaaatatttttcaaaatctaatttttttaaaatattatatataatacatgaaaatattatttgttattttttttaaaaatgaataaataatatatatcgaCTACGTATATATATATCCTATGTGTATATATAATAGTAACTGATATAGAATtggtatatattcttttattctttagcCTTTCTAATATATATGCCACTTCATGCTTCTCTCTTCTAGTCTTtcttattcatatttattttgtgataatattgtataaataattatttaaaattattttttaaatttaacatttataattttatatatagaatatttaaaattatatatttataataagtttattttttatttttattattttcaaaattttttttattattttagttaaattttttatttcctaAATCGgccagtatatatatatatatataggcaagatataaaaaaaagagaacattGTTGTAGGCTTATAGCCAATAATATTCCGAAAAGTTATATAAGGAACATACTCTCGAATTTTAAGcgttgataatatatatatatatatattattttatcaacGCTTAAAAAGTGGtgttaaaattgaaataatattttttaatttaaaattaagaataaaaaattatcaaatatatataaatagaaaataattttttaatattataaaataatttgcataataattaattttaataaataaaatatatttatttttttgtatttatatgtgttatatttttaattacgtaagtttgattagtttagatCTTACTAATATGAGTAAATATTTAATGTGATAGGCATGTATTTAAAgttatattatttatttcatttttttaaattgaaaaaaataaaaagattaatattttcatgtattatatataatattttaaataaattatattatataataatttttttacgaAAGAAAGATAGGGAGACTTGAACCTGCGACCCCTTAGATCAGTTAAATGAGTATAGAGGAGACTATgctatttgagctataactcattggtatattatataataatatctttaacaaaattagttaattaataattttaaatataataatttaattatttattaagtaatataaaaaaatttatttatcttatctttttatgttactgtttaaaattttattttaatataattttttaatattataaaatttttttgaataataaataattatatcgaataaaaaatactcattttttgtatttatatgtttttttatttaattatttaagaataaaagattctgttgttatttaaagtattgtgtattaaagtattatcatttaaaacatttatttatgtaccaggatattctatatttattagagtccatcaatattcttcttttatattagctttgattttcatctaataaaatctaatagttTATATAAATGTGGCTCATTCAATCAGCACATAATTATTGAGCTCATTTTAGACATACTCAAAATATTTGACTTAATTAAAGTCAAACAAACGTAATTATCTAATTGGATAATAATATAAATCTTTCTATAACAATTAAACTCATTTTACTCTTTAGCATCTTTCTGCAAAAGTAGACCATTCAGATTTTAACTGCAAAAGGATTAAGGATTATGTGCAGACGTGCAGTTAGAATTAATATTACTTGGTAGTGTTGACCTTATCATAAACAGTTTCGGAAACACATTCTGTGCATGTTATGATGTCTGTGATAATTGAGATGAGTCCAAAGATTGACAGTCATTAGATTGCTTATGATTAGCTGGTTCAGATCCCAAGTACCCACGTTTATTATAATATCCTTTAAATTAattatcctctttttttttttttttagttattatctaATCACTAATCACCTTATTAACTATAAACTAATTTGTCTCTCACAGATTTCTATAACTTTCCCTCCTCTTCTCCCCCTTGTTTCTTTGTTCCCAGCACTTGAAACAAAAAAATGCAACAAAATTAAGAGGAACTATAGCAGAAAAAGTAGAAAAGTTAATAGCCAACACAACAAAAGCAAGAAAAAATGCACACTCACTTGATTCTAGTGCTCTTCTTGTACTGTTGCATTGGCTTCTCTGTTACTTTTTCTGAGCGAGCTCAAGCTCAAGCTGCATCAGATGATGAATTGTCCACTCTGCTAGCGATGAAGTCGAGTCTCGTTGATTCGAGGAATCATCTGAAGGATTGGCAGATACCAAGCAATGCAACACAGTCTGCAGCAAGTTCAATAATACATTGTAATTGGACTGGAGTTTTTTGCAACTCTAGAGGCTTGGTAGAAGGTCTTGATCTCTCCAACATGAATCTTAGCGGCCGTGTATCGGATGGAATCCAATTCCTTTCAAGCTTGTCTTATTTCAACATAAGCTGCAACAGTTTCGCTACATCATTGCCAAAGTCACTGTCCAACCTCACCTCAATGAAGACCTTTGATGTGAGCCAGAACTTCTTCACTGGCAGCTTTCCCAGTGGTCTTGGAAGAGCTGCAGAATTGAGATCAATTAATGCGTCAAGCAATGACTTCTCAGGGCTTCTTCCTGAGGATATTGGAAACGCGACAATGCTCGAGAGCCTCGACTTTCGCGGGAGCTACTTTGTAAGTCCAATTCCCAAGAGTTTCACAAATTTGCAGAAGCTCAAATTTCTTGGCCTTTCAGGCAATAACTTCAAAGGGGAGATTCCGGATTATCTCGGTGAACTTTCTTCTCTGGAGACATTAATTATGGGATACAATGAGTTCAAAGGTGAGATCCCAGCGGAGTTTGGGAATCTGACCAATCTTCAATACCTTGATTTGGCTGTAGGCACTCTCAGTGGACAAATACCACCTGAATTGGGTAAGCTGAAAAATCTTACGACAGTTTACTTATACAGAAACAACTTCACTGGAAAAATTCCGCCTCAACTTGGCAGCATAATGTCACTAGCATTTTTGGATCTATCTGACAATCAAATCTCAGGAGAGATTCCAGAAGAACTTACTAATTTGGAAAAGCTGCAGCTTCTGAATTTGATGAGCAATAAAGTTACTGGTCTAGTACCGAATAAGCTTGGCGAATTGAAGAATTTGCAGGTGCTTGAGTTGTGGAAGAATTCTTTAGAAGGTCCTTTGCCTGTTAACCTTGGAAAGAACTCTCCATTGCAGTGGTTGGATGTGTCCTCTAACTCGTTATCTGGGGAGATCCCACCAGGTTTGTGTACTACAGGCAATCTCACAAAACTAATCCTCTTCAACAATTCCTTCTCTGGTCCCATTCCAACTGGACTTCCAAATTGTTTGTCCTTGGTTCGTGTTCGGGTTCAGAACAATCTTATTTCCGGGACTATTCCGGTCGGCTTTGGAAACCTTCCGGCCCTTCAACGGCTGGAGTTGGCAAAGAACAATCTCACTGGCCAAATTCCTATAGACATTACCTTATCCTCATCTCTCTCTTTCATTGATGTATCATGGAACCACCTTCAATCTTCTCTACCTTCTGAGATTCTCTCTATTCCAACCCTTCAAACCTTCATTGCCTCTCACAACAGCTTCAGAGGCAATTTCCCAGATGAGTTTCAGGACTGTCCCTCTCTCTCTGTTTTGGATCTTTCAAACACCGAACTCTCTGGAAAAATCCCAGAAAGTATTGCTTCGTGTCAAAGATTGGTGAACCTTAACCTTAGAAACAACCAATTGACAGGTGGAATCCCCAAATCAATCACAAACATGCCAACCTTATCTGTTCTTGATCTGTCCAACAATTCACTCACAGGTGAAATACCTGAAAACTTCGGCATTTCCCCGGCCCTCGAAACGCTGAACCTCTCCTACAACAAGCTCGAGGGTCCAGTACCATCAAATGGCATCTTAATGTCCATAAATCCTAATGATCTTGTAGGCAACCCTGGTCTCTGTGGCAGCAGCATTCTCCCTCCATGTTCTCAGAATTTCACTGTCACAACCCATCAAAAACCTGGCAAGCACACCAAACACATCATCATCGGTTTCTTGACCGGCATTTCAGTGATCATTTCCATTGCTGCAGCATACTTAGCTGGCAGATTTATATACAACAGAACCTACTTGTACAACAATTTCATCCATGATTGGTTCAAAAGTAGCAATGAAGATTGGCCATGGAGACTAGTAGCATTCCAAAGGGTGAGTTTCACAAGCACCGAGATCCTAACTTGCATAAAGGAGTCAAATGTCATAGGAATGGGAGCCACCGGCATTGTTTACAAAGCCGAAATCCATAACAGACCGCACATGACAGTCGCTGTTAAGAAGCTCTGGAGATCAGGATCAGACATAGAGAATGGCTACAGTGATGTGGTAAGAGAAGTGGAGCTCTTAGGGAAACTAAGGCACAGGAACATTGTGAGACTATTGGGGTATGTGCATAATGAGAGAGATGTTATAATGGTTTATGAGTACATGGCTAATGGGAACTTGGGGAACGCACTGCATAGTGGTGAACAATGTGAGAGGTTGCTTGTGGATTGGGTTTCAAGGTACAACATTGCTCTTGGTGTTGCTCAAGGGCTTCACTATCTTCACCATGATTGCCATCCACCTGTTATTCATAGGGATATTAAGTCCAATAATATACTTCTTGATGCAAATTTGGAGGCGCGGATCGCGGATTTCGGCTTGGCGAAGATGATGATCCATAAGAATGAGACTGTTTCAATCGTGGCTGGATCATATGGTTACATTGCACCAGGTTAGTCTTCATTGTTCTATAGATTATTTAGCCATATGCTAGGACCTAACTATAAACTTTTCCATATTAACTCTTTGGTGCAGAAACTCTTATTCTTAAACTATTCTCATCAAGaccgaaaaaaagaaagaactaCTTTCATGTTCTTTGTTAGTTACCTATCAAGAtgtctttgttattttatttacaaGGGACATAACATTTTGATGTTTGTGGTTTCAGAATATGGATATACCCTGAAGGTGGACGAGAAGATTGATATATATAGTTATGGTGTGGTGCTTTTGGAGCTAGTAACTGGAAAAATGCCATTAGACCCTTCGTTTGGAGAATATGTGGACATAGTGGAGTGGATAAGAaacaagaggagcaacaaagcaCTGGAAGAAGCACTAGACCCAAGCATAGCTGGTCAGTGCAAGCACGTCCAAGAAGAGATGCTTCTTGTGCTGAGAATAGCACTCCTATGCACTGTGAAGCTTCCCAAGGAAAGGCCATCCGTGAAGGATGTTATCACAATGCTCGGAGAGGCGAAGCCGAGGAGGAAGAGCGTCTGCCGTGATAGCAGGGCCCAAGATGGTGCCCTGGAAAAGCCAATATTTACTGCATCGCCGGTAGTAAGCCTTCTGTAGCAACAGCTAACCTTGCTACCTCTGAATTCTTACTTGTATGCCTTATCTCCAAAGAAATTAGTCCgcctaccttttcttttatctTAAGTCTCCTTCCTTTGAAGAGTCAAATCCTAGTATATGCATGTATTTCCACGAGGATTTGCGTAGTTCTTTTCTTCACTTGAGGAGGAAAAAGATTTTTCAGAAACACA includes:
- the LOC112710907 gene encoding uncharacterized protein, which translates into the protein MHTHLILVLFLYCCIGFSVTFSERAQAQAASDDELSTLLAMKSSLVDSRNHLKDWQIPSNATQSAASSIIHCNWTGVFCNSRGLVEGLDLSNMNLSGRVSDGIQFLSSLSYFNISCNSFATSLPKSLSNLTSMKTFDVSQNFFTGSFPSGLGRAAELRSINASSNDFSGLLPEDIGNATMLESLDFRGSYFVSPIPKSFTNLQKLKFLGLSGNNFKGEIPDYLGELSSLETLIMGYNEFKGEIPAEFGNLTNLQYLDLAVGTLSGQIPPELGKLKNLTTVYLYRNNFTGKIPPQLGSIMSLAFLDLSDNQISGEIPEELTNLEKLQLLNLMSNKVTGLVPNKLGELKNLQVLELWKNSLEGPLPVNLGKNSPLQWLDVSSNSLSGEIPPGLCTTGNLTKLILFNNSFSGPIPTGLPNCLSLVRVRVQNNLISGTIPVGFGNLPALQRLELAKNNLTGQIPIDITLSSSLSFIDVSWNHLQSSLPSEILSIPTLQTFIASHNSFRGNFPDEFQDCPSLSVLDLSNTELSGKIPESIASCQRLVNLNLRNNQLTGGIPKSITNMPTLSVLDLSNNSLTGEIPENFGISPALETLNLSYNKLEGPVPSNGILMSINPNDLVGNPGLCGSSILPPCSQNFTVTTHQKPGKHTKHIIIGFLTGISVIISIAAAYLAGRFIYNRTYLYNNFIHDWFKSSNEDWPWRLVAFQRVSFTSTEILTCIKESNVIGMGATGIVYKAEIHNRPHMTVAVKKLWRSGSDIENGYSDVVREVELLGKLRHRNIVRLLGYVHNERDVIMVYEYMANGNLGNALHSGEQCERLLVDWVSRYNIALGVAQGLHYLHHDCHPPVIHRDIKSNNILLDANLEARIADFGLAKMMIHKNETVSIVAGSYGYIAPEYGYTLKVDEKIDIYSYGVVLLELVTGKMPLDPSFGEYVDIVEWIRNKRSNKALEEALDPSIAGQCKHVQEEMLLVLRIALLCTVKLPKERPSVKDVITMLGEAKPRRKSVCRDSRAQDGALEKPIFTASPVVSLL